A genomic segment from uncultured Alistipes sp. encodes:
- a CDS encoding outer membrane beta-barrel protein has protein sequence MKQLLLSTLLSLFAVAAFAQKGSVTATIVDAETGNSVVGAVLTVAPTSAPENKQGFASGYKGAASISSLAYGEYALTVSFIGYNNLDTTFRLSTPRLNLGTLKLKPGVQIETVVKEVKAMRTSQKGDTVSYNAGAFKVTNDADVEGLLKKMPGITVTDGVVETQGEEIKKVFVDGKEFFGEDVTTAIKSLPAEAVDRVEVYNKLSDAAEFSGMDDGEGYKALNIVTKPGMRQGQFGKFYAGFGYDAETATEDKFKYLAGGNANIFSGDSRVSFIGLFNNVNQQNFSFEDILGVSGGGGGRRGGVGQYMMRPQSGVATVNALGVNYTDTWGKRDQVSVQGSYFFNNTDTRNRSTTDKWYESPMAPDTLMTRGYSDTKGYNHRFNARLEWKISENQNLMVRPRFSYQSNDPVSTTTGWQFGAPEAGGSGYSYTDNYSDGLRHGYNAGASAVYRAKLGKDGRTITIDGSGSYSDNTNNSNSWSNIQSSSEDRPDVMAGAEGEIPFTWDPAAYLTRRYLRNMAPSSSYSVRGNFTYTEPVAKYAQVSLQYRMSYNSQERDKKSYVTADDFSIAGLTPDPQLSNSYRSGYLTQSVGPGFRYAKDRSRFIANVYYQRSTLDGEVVRGEAEKISHSYDNVTYFMMGELNINRENTLRLFVSSYTDSPTVTELQSVFDVSDAQNITHGNPNLRPTYSHRLNFHYVNSNVEKGRTFMWMFSARTTQDYTATHLVQSTSSNPINIQIDDKLYTPNYYSTTTNLDGYWQLRTHLSYGLPIGFLKSNFNVMAGVTYTTTPSMLGGTVNADGSITGGERNDSENLGYDFRAVLGSNISENVDFTLSWNGTYNEATNSLGTSNVKNRYFNHTAQGNLKLVFPLGFTLTASAAYTQYIGFTNDYEEDYLLCNAWLGKKVFRNQRGEIMVGVNDIFNQNTAFARTTGSGWTQNATNSVIGRYFMVQFTYNLRRFGKKGSQNIRDYEGMDMPRRRPGPGGPPPMGRFH, from the coding sequence ATGAAACAGTTGCTATTGTCTACCCTGCTGTCTCTGTTTGCCGTGGCGGCGTTTGCCCAGAAGGGCAGCGTGACGGCCACGATCGTCGATGCGGAGACCGGGAACAGCGTCGTGGGAGCGGTGCTGACCGTGGCCCCGACCAGTGCTCCGGAGAATAAACAGGGATTTGCGTCGGGCTACAAGGGCGCGGCGTCGATCTCCTCGCTCGCCTACGGGGAGTATGCCCTGACGGTGTCGTTTATCGGCTACAACAACCTCGATACGACCTTCCGGCTCTCGACCCCGCGCCTGAACCTCGGGACGCTGAAACTCAAGCCCGGCGTACAGATCGAAACGGTAGTCAAGGAGGTGAAGGCCATGCGGACGTCGCAGAAGGGCGACACGGTGAGCTACAACGCCGGGGCGTTCAAGGTGACGAACGATGCCGACGTGGAGGGCCTGCTGAAGAAGATGCCGGGTATTACCGTGACGGACGGCGTGGTCGAGACCCAGGGCGAGGAGATCAAGAAGGTCTTCGTCGACGGCAAGGAGTTCTTCGGCGAGGACGTCACCACGGCGATCAAGTCGCTGCCTGCCGAGGCTGTCGACCGCGTGGAGGTCTACAACAAGCTCTCCGATGCCGCGGAGTTCTCGGGCATGGATGACGGCGAGGGGTACAAGGCCCTCAATATCGTCACCAAACCCGGAATGCGCCAGGGACAGTTCGGAAAATTCTACGCCGGATTCGGTTACGATGCCGAGACGGCCACCGAAGACAAGTTCAAATACCTGGCCGGCGGCAATGCCAACATCTTCTCGGGCGACAGCCGTGTTTCGTTCATCGGGCTGTTCAACAACGTCAACCAGCAGAACTTCTCGTTCGAGGACATCCTGGGTGTCTCGGGCGGCGGCGGAGGTCGCCGTGGCGGCGTGGGCCAGTACATGATGCGTCCGCAGAGCGGTGTGGCTACGGTCAATGCCCTCGGTGTGAACTACACCGATACGTGGGGCAAACGCGACCAGGTGTCGGTCCAGGGCAGCTACTTCTTCAACAATACCGACACGCGGAACCGTTCGACGACCGACAAGTGGTACGAATCGCCGATGGCGCCCGATACGCTGATGACGCGCGGCTATTCCGATACGAAGGGCTACAACCACCGTTTCAACGCCCGCCTGGAGTGGAAAATCTCGGAGAACCAGAACCTGATGGTCCGTCCGCGCTTCAGCTACCAGTCGAACGACCCGGTGAGCACGACCACCGGCTGGCAGTTCGGCGCCCCGGAGGCGGGCGGCAGCGGTTACAGCTATACGGACAACTACAGCGACGGACTGCGCCACGGTTACAATGCCGGAGCGAGTGCCGTCTACCGGGCCAAGCTGGGCAAGGACGGCCGCACGATCACCATCGACGGGTCGGGCAGCTACTCGGACAATACGAACAACTCGAATTCGTGGTCGAACATCCAGTCCAGTTCGGAGGATCGTCCCGATGTGATGGCGGGTGCCGAGGGTGAAATTCCCTTCACGTGGGATCCCGCGGCCTACCTGACGCGCCGCTACCTGCGCAACATGGCACCGTCGTCGTCGTACAGCGTGCGCGGAAACTTCACCTACACCGAGCCGGTGGCCAAATATGCCCAGGTGAGCCTCCAGTACCGCATGTCGTACAATTCGCAGGAGCGCGACAAGAAGTCCTACGTGACGGCCGACGACTTCTCGATCGCCGGACTGACTCCCGACCCGCAGTTGTCGAACTCCTACCGGAGCGGCTACCTGACGCAGAGCGTCGGCCCGGGCTTCCGCTATGCGAAGGACCGCAGCCGTTTCATCGCCAACGTCTATTACCAGCGCTCGACGCTCGACGGCGAGGTCGTGCGCGGTGAGGCCGAGAAGATCTCGCACTCCTACGACAACGTGACCTACTTCATGATGGGCGAACTGAACATCAACCGGGAGAATACGCTGCGGCTCTTCGTCTCTTCGTACACGGACAGCCCGACGGTGACCGAACTGCAAAGCGTCTTCGACGTCTCGGATGCGCAGAACATCACCCACGGAAATCCGAACCTGCGCCCCACCTACTCGCACCGGTTGAATTTCCACTATGTGAATTCGAACGTCGAGAAGGGGCGGACCTTCATGTGGATGTTCTCGGCGCGGACGACGCAGGACTATACGGCAACGCATCTGGTGCAGAGTACGAGCTCGAATCCGATCAACATCCAGATCGACGACAAGCTCTACACCCCGAACTACTACTCGACGACGACGAACCTCGACGGTTACTGGCAGTTGCGCACGCACCTGAGCTACGGACTTCCGATCGGGTTCCTGAAGTCGAACTTCAACGTCATGGCGGGCGTAACCTATACCACGACGCCGAGCATGTTGGGCGGCACGGTGAATGCCGACGGCAGCATCACGGGCGGTGAGCGGAACGATTCGGAGAATCTGGGCTACGACTTCCGGGCCGTATTGGGCAGCAACATTTCGGAGAATGTCGACTTCACGCTCTCGTGGAACGGCACCTACAATGAGGCCACCAACTCGCTGGGAACATCGAACGTGAAGAACCGTTATTTCAACCATACGGCGCAGGGCAATCTGAAACTGGTCTTCCCGCTGGGCTTCACACTGACGGCGAGTGCCGCCTACACGCAGTACATCGGTTTCACGAACGATTACGAGGAGGATTACCTGTTGTGCAACGCCTGGCTGGGCAAGAAGGTTTTCCGCAACCAGCGGGGCGAGATCATGGTCGGCGTGAACGACATCTTCAACCAGAATACGGCCTTTGCCCGCACGACGGGTTCGGGTTGGACGCAGAATGCCACGAACAGCGTGATCGGGCGTTATTTCATGGTTCAGTTCACCTACAACCTGCGGCGTTTCGGCAAGAAGGGTTCGCAGAATATCCGCGATTACGAAGGAATGGATATGCCGCGTCGGCGACCGGGGCCCGGAGGACCTCCTCCGATGGGGCGCTTCCATTAG
- a CDS encoding DUF4890 domain-containing protein, with product MKKQIFAAVTALCLMAATTLSAQESKPQAQPKTPPTAEQIAQHRTDRMTERLNLTEEQAKQVYEVNLAQVKRMQAMREEMREARKAEADKMKSILTTEQFMQWSQMQGPRPGLQGKAPHHMKGKKGPKHGDCPQDCPQDCPRKK from the coding sequence ATGAAAAAGCAGATCTTTGCGGCCGTAACGGCCCTTTGCCTGATGGCCGCGACGACCCTTTCCGCTCAGGAGAGCAAACCGCAGGCTCAGCCCAAGACGCCTCCCACGGCCGAGCAGATCGCCCAGCACCGGACAGACCGCATGACCGAGCGCCTGAACCTCACCGAAGAACAGGCCAAACAGGTCTATGAGGTGAATCTGGCTCAGGTCAAGCGGATGCAGGCCATGCGCGAGGAGATGCGTGAAGCCCGCAAGGCCGAGGCCGACAAGATGAAGTCGATCCTCACGACCGAGCAGTTCATGCAGTGGTCGCAGATGCAGGGCCCGCGTCCGGGCCTGCAGGGCAAGGCTCCCCACCACATGAAGGGCAAGAAGGGCCCGAAACACGGTGACTGCCCGCAGGATTGCCCGCAGGATTGCCCGCGCAAGAAATAA
- a CDS encoding LytTR family DNA-binding domain-containing protein encodes MKALIIEDETAAARNLAAILRQTAPEVEIVATLESVAESIEWLRANPHPDLFFMDIHLADGDSFRIFDAVEITAPVIFTTAYDRYALDAFKVNSIDYLLKPLNEADVERALAKLRRLTSAERRSYGSRVRTLATEHRNREEVFLVHVRDRIIPLQRERIAYCYTSNERVTACDYDGVVYPLDRTLEALQSLLPEADFFRANRQFIVARQAVKEIVVWFGSRLSLHLTVETPERIIISKARVPEFKAWLRSVHPGE; translated from the coding sequence ATGAAAGCGCTGATTATCGAAGACGAGACCGCCGCTGCACGGAATCTGGCGGCCATTCTGCGGCAGACGGCCCCGGAAGTGGAGATCGTGGCGACGCTGGAGAGCGTGGCGGAGAGCATCGAGTGGCTGCGTGCGAATCCGCATCCGGATCTGTTTTTCATGGACATACACCTGGCCGACGGCGATTCGTTCCGCATCTTCGACGCCGTGGAGATCACCGCGCCGGTGATCTTTACCACGGCCTACGACCGCTATGCGCTCGATGCCTTCAAGGTCAACAGCATCGACTACCTGCTCAAGCCGCTCAACGAGGCGGATGTCGAACGGGCGCTGGCCAAACTGCGGCGTCTGACCTCCGCGGAGCGCCGCAGCTACGGTTCGCGGGTCCGCACGCTGGCCACGGAGCACCGCAACCGTGAGGAGGTCTTCCTGGTTCACGTGCGCGACCGGATCATCCCGCTGCAGCGGGAGCGGATCGCCTACTGCTACACCTCGAACGAGCGTGTCACGGCCTGCGACTACGACGGCGTGGTCTATCCGCTGGACCGGACGCTCGAAGCGCTTCAGTCGCTTCTGCCCGAGGCGGACTTCTTCCGTGCCAACCGTCAGTTCATCGTGGCCCGGCAGGCCGTGAAGGAGATCGTCGTCTGGTTCGGGAGCCGGCTGTCGCTGCACCTGACGGTCGAGACCCCCGAGCGGATCATCATTTCGAAGGCCCGGGTGCCGGAATTCAAGGCCTGGCTGCGGTCGGTTCACCCCGGGGAGTAG
- a CDS encoding histidine kinase, which yields MKLQSKYADVVLNLLVAVAISLVVNFSYVLLMLVDLNNESSQQQNPPKRARVRQDEGRLVVHPDGYGYLVYENGDSVYVPAQRRNRLHLAPGDRIVAELAPPWRPGAHPMMQKVLMRNGREFDYSTLYNRPSRSTELFLQLFYYLVVSFVMLSILTSVRRNYSMPHYLRRCLWCCVAAAGLYCVAPVTEWHSGRILLNCMSGRMFDYMLLLKCSFAVVASMLYGRIYVLLSQRQAVKVENERLKNENLTTRYNMLVGQINPHFFFNSLNSLAMLVRERQDEKALTYIDQLSYTFRYIIQNGQATLMTLEEELKFVEAYSYLFKIRYADKLFFDIDVEAKYLPWRLPALSLQPLIGNAVKHNTITRSKPFHISIRTDGGWLEVSNPKIPKLEPEPSTGIGLENLGNRWQLITGRRIEILDDGETFRVRMPLQNPEVKA from the coding sequence ATGAAACTGCAATCGAAATACGCCGATGTGGTGCTGAACCTGCTGGTTGCCGTGGCAATCAGCCTGGTGGTGAACTTCTCCTACGTGCTGCTGATGCTTGTGGACCTGAACAACGAGAGCTCCCAGCAGCAGAATCCGCCCAAACGGGCCCGGGTGCGGCAGGATGAAGGGCGGCTCGTCGTGCATCCCGACGGCTACGGATACCTGGTCTACGAAAACGGCGACAGCGTATATGTCCCGGCACAGCGGAGGAACCGCCTGCATCTGGCCCCGGGAGACCGGATCGTGGCCGAACTGGCCCCGCCGTGGCGTCCCGGCGCCCATCCGATGATGCAGAAGGTGTTGATGCGCAACGGCCGCGAATTCGATTACAGTACGCTCTACAACCGTCCCTCGCGCAGTACGGAACTCTTCCTGCAGCTATTCTATTACCTGGTCGTGTCGTTCGTCATGCTCTCGATCCTCACCTCCGTGCGGCGCAACTACTCGATGCCGCACTACCTGCGGCGCTGTCTGTGGTGCTGCGTGGCCGCCGCGGGACTCTACTGCGTGGCGCCCGTCACCGAATGGCACTCGGGGCGCATCCTGCTCAACTGCATGAGCGGCCGGATGTTCGACTACATGCTGCTGCTGAAGTGTTCGTTTGCCGTCGTGGCGTCGATGCTCTACGGGCGGATCTACGTGCTGCTGTCGCAGCGGCAGGCCGTCAAGGTGGAGAACGAACGGCTCAAGAACGAGAACCTCACGACGCGCTACAACATGCTCGTCGGGCAGATCAACCCCCACTTCTTCTTCAATTCGCTCAATTCGCTGGCGATGCTCGTGCGGGAGCGCCAGGACGAGAAGGCCCTCACCTACATCGATCAGCTCTCCTACACGTTCCGCTACATCATCCAGAACGGGCAGGCGACGCTCATGACCCTCGAAGAGGAGTTGAAGTTCGTCGAGGCGTACAGCTACCTCTTCAAGATCCGTTATGCCGACAAGCTCTTCTTCGACATCGACGTCGAGGCGAAGTACCTGCCGTGGCGGCTTCCGGCGCTGTCGCTGCAGCCGCTGATCGGCAACGCCGTGAAGCACAACACGATCACGCGCAGCAAACCGTTCCACATTTCGATCCGCACCGACGGCGGCTGGCTGGAGGTCTCGAACCCGAAGATCCCGAAACTGGAGCCCGAACCCTCGACGGGAATCGGGCTGGAAAACCTCGGCAACCGCTGGCAGCTGATCACGGGCCGCCGGATCGAGATCCTCGATGACGGGGAGACCTTCCGGGTACGGATGCCGCTGCAGAACCCTGAAGTGAAAGCATGA
- a CDS encoding gamma carbonic anhydrase family protein, which translates to MALIRKVRGHEPVIGENTFLAETAVILGDVTIGRDCSIWYNAVLRGDVNRIVIGDRTNIQDGAVLHTIYDKAKHPSQTIIGNDVSVGHNATIHGAVIEDNCLIGMGATVLDNAHVPSGCIIAANALVLSNAQLEPNSVYAGVPARKVKEITPEQRDEIVRRTAHDYMLYASWYGEDA; encoded by the coding sequence ATGGCATTGATCCGTAAAGTCCGCGGTCACGAACCCGTGATCGGCGAAAACACCTTCCTGGCCGAAACGGCCGTCATTCTGGGCGACGTGACCATCGGCCGCGACTGCTCGATCTGGTACAACGCCGTGCTGCGCGGCGACGTGAACCGGATCGTCATCGGCGACCGCACGAACATTCAGGACGGGGCCGTCCTGCACACCATCTACGACAAGGCGAAACACCCCTCGCAGACGATCATCGGAAACGACGTCTCGGTGGGCCACAACGCCACGATCCATGGCGCCGTGATCGAGGACAACTGTCTGATCGGCATGGGTGCCACGGTGCTCGACAACGCCCATGTCCCCTCGGGGTGCATCATCGCGGCCAATGCGCTGGTGTTGTCGAACGCGCAGCTGGAACCCAATTCGGTCTACGCCGGGGTCCCGGCCCGCAAGGTCAAGGAGATCACCCCCGAGCAGCGCGACGAAATTGTCCGCCGCACGGCCCACGACTACATGCTCTACGCCTCGTGGTACGGGGAGGACGCGTAA
- the mazG gene encoding nucleoside triphosphate pyrophosphohydrolase translates to MEDKRLEATARLLEVMNTLRRECPWDREQTFESLRSNTIEETYELADAITDHNLEGIKEELGDLLLHVVFYSKLGEEEGAFDFGDVANALCDKLIYRHPHVYGDIHANTPSEVKENWEALKLRKKNRKSGTLGGVPRSLPAMVKAYRMGEKAAGTGFDWKRKEDVWAKVKEELGEVEAEMKSGRKTDLEAEFGDLFFALINAARLYGVDPESALARTNNKFLQRFNYMEEQAAAQGHVLHDLTLDEMEELWQQAKVKE, encoded by the coding sequence ATGGAAGACAAACGTCTGGAAGCTACGGCCCGGCTGCTGGAGGTGATGAACACCCTGCGGCGCGAGTGCCCGTGGGACCGGGAGCAGACCTTCGAGTCGCTCCGCAGCAACACCATCGAGGAGACCTACGAACTGGCCGATGCCATCACCGACCATAATTTAGAGGGTATCAAGGAGGAGTTGGGCGACCTGCTCCTGCACGTGGTATTCTATTCGAAACTGGGCGAAGAGGAGGGAGCCTTCGACTTCGGCGATGTGGCCAACGCCCTGTGCGACAAACTGATCTACCGCCATCCGCACGTCTACGGCGACATCCATGCCAATACGCCCTCGGAGGTGAAGGAGAACTGGGAGGCGCTGAAGCTGCGTAAGAAGAACCGCAAGAGCGGTACGCTGGGCGGGGTTCCGCGGTCGCTGCCGGCGATGGTCAAGGCCTACCGCATGGGCGAAAAGGCCGCCGGAACGGGTTTCGACTGGAAGCGGAAGGAGGATGTCTGGGCGAAGGTCAAGGAGGAGCTGGGCGAGGTCGAAGCCGAGATGAAATCGGGCCGCAAGACCGATCTCGAAGCCGAATTCGGCGATCTGTTCTTTGCGCTGATCAATGCGGCGCGGCTCTACGGCGTGGACCCCGAATCGGCCCTGGCCCGCACGAACAACAAGTTCCTGCAACGCTTCAATTACATGGAGGAACAGGCTGCGGCTCAGGGGCATGTGCTTCACGATCTGACGCTCGACGAAATGGAGGAGCTCTGGCAACAGGCCAAGGTGAAGGAGTGA
- a CDS encoding family 20 glycosylhydrolase, whose protein sequence is MKQALTTLCLLLCGGLSLASAQPATGHRTPRPGHFAFGPGTTVAADAALQPLARYLAEYLGCEVRNDRTGNGAVVLTLDTPAGDENGEAYRLEITTEHIRIGGGTYGGVFNGVQALLRLLPSDVYARQGLASGTEVACAEIEDAPRFAYRGMMLDVARTWIGPSEVKRYIDLLAYHNINKLHLHLSDDEGWRIEIRSHPELAEVGGFRGGDSPVRAVYGKWSEKYGGYFTQEEMRELIRYAAVRNIEIIPEIDLPGHSRNIASVHPEIRCNYPPDTLSTNGYDYRSAWCVAREENYRLLEDILGEICELFPSEYIHVGGDEVDMSQWKRCPDCQALMWQRGMTDPHQLEDLFMERMAAILARHGKRPAVWNEAIRTGQFTRESRVHGWESVKACLDATSKGYRTVVMPGEYFYFDMRQTPREEGHDWAAIFDARKVYGFDLARAGFSAAQMRFVEGLQATFFSEAYVSHEPEKPDYLDYMTFPRICALARIAWSGNDEGWDAYYRELKEEHYPRMVAMGIHFRLFPPKVAYAAPKAAGGSGLFTVTADDGAEIFYLVDGSDTEHRYTAPVRTDKPWTYRFYTRYGTARSPYVADDSRWRTIRPAVVIETSMGESAQFPCTNAAAYRGLSRTRRACRQQDWILYTFEQPVVCREMFLQTGNRQLPKTIITTGYAEVSYDGEQFERVADLEKGSATLRPDRPVKAVRIVSTCDDNGTPYVTIQPPQVLPRL, encoded by the coding sequence ATGAAACAAGCGCTCACGACCCTTTGCCTTCTCCTCTGCGGAGGGCTCTCTCTGGCTTCGGCTCAGCCCGCCACCGGGCATCGCACGCCCCGCCCGGGACACTTCGCATTCGGACCCGGCACGACCGTCGCCGCCGATGCGGCGTTGCAGCCGCTGGCCCGTTACCTGGCCGAATACCTCGGCTGCGAGGTCCGCAACGACCGCACCGGCAACGGCGCCGTGGTGCTGACGCTCGACACCCCGGCCGGGGATGAAAACGGAGAGGCTTACCGCCTGGAAATCACGACGGAACATATCCGTATCGGAGGTGGCACTTACGGTGGGGTGTTCAACGGTGTCCAGGCGCTGCTGCGGCTTCTGCCGTCCGACGTCTACGCCCGGCAGGGGTTGGCTTCGGGAACCGAAGTGGCCTGCGCCGAGATCGAAGATGCACCGCGCTTCGCCTATCGGGGCATGATGCTCGACGTGGCGAGAACCTGGATCGGCCCATCGGAAGTAAAACGTTATATAGACCTGCTGGCATATCACAATATCAACAAGTTGCATCTGCACCTGTCGGACGACGAGGGGTGGCGGATCGAGATCCGTTCGCACCCCGAACTGGCCGAGGTGGGCGGATTCCGCGGCGGCGATTCGCCCGTGAGGGCCGTATACGGCAAGTGGTCGGAGAAGTACGGCGGTTACTTCACGCAGGAGGAGATGCGCGAGCTGATCCGTTACGCCGCCGTGCGCAACATCGAGATCATCCCCGAAATCGACCTCCCGGGCCACAGCCGCAACATCGCTTCGGTCCATCCCGAAATCCGCTGCAACTACCCGCCCGACACCCTCTCGACCAACGGCTACGACTACCGCTCGGCGTGGTGCGTGGCCCGCGAGGAGAACTACCGGCTGCTGGAGGATATTTTGGGGGAGATTTGTGAACTCTTCCCCTCGGAGTACATCCATGTGGGCGGCGACGAGGTCGACATGTCGCAGTGGAAACGCTGCCCGGACTGTCAGGCCCTGATGTGGCAGCGCGGCATGACCGACCCCCACCAGTTGGAAGACCTCTTCATGGAGCGCATGGCCGCCATCCTCGCCCGTCACGGAAAGCGCCCTGCCGTCTGGAACGAGGCCATACGCACGGGCCAGTTCACCCGCGAGAGCCGCGTCCACGGCTGGGAGAGCGTCAAGGCCTGCCTCGATGCCACGTCCAAGGGCTACCGCACCGTCGTCATGCCCGGCGAATACTTCTATTTCGACATGCGCCAGACACCCCGCGAGGAGGGGCACGACTGGGCCGCCATCTTCGATGCCCGCAAGGTCTACGGCTTCGACCTCGCACGCGCCGGTTTCTCCGCCGCACAGATGCGTTTCGTGGAGGGGCTGCAGGCCACGTTCTTCAGCGAGGCCTACGTTTCGCATGAACCAGAAAAGCCCGACTACCTCGACTACATGACCTTCCCGCGCATCTGCGCCCTGGCACGCATCGCCTGGAGCGGCAACGACGAAGGGTGGGATGCCTACTACCGGGAGTTGAAGGAGGAGCATTACCCGCGGATGGTCGCCATGGGCATTCATTTCCGGCTCTTCCCGCCGAAGGTCGCCTACGCGGCTCCGAAGGCGGCGGGCGGAAGCGGCCTGTTCACCGTTACGGCCGACGATGGAGCCGAGATCTTCTACCTCGTGGACGGCTCCGACACCGAGCACCGTTACACGGCTCCCGTCCGGACCGACAAACCCTGGACCTACCGGTTCTACACCCGTTATGGCACGGCCCGGAGCCCCTATGTGGCGGATGATTCGCGTTGGCGGACGATCCGCCCGGCGGTGGTGATCGAGACCTCGATGGGCGAGAGCGCACAGTTCCCCTGCACCAATGCCGCCGCCTACCGCGGATTGTCGCGCACCCGGCGCGCCTGCCGCCAGCAGGACTGGATCCTCTACACGTTCGAACAGCCCGTGGTCTGCCGCGAAATGTTCCTCCAGACCGGAAACCGGCAGCTGCCCAAGACCATCATCACGACCGGCTATGCCGAAGTCTCCTACGACGGCGAGCAGTTCGAGCGTGTGGCTGATTTGGAAAAGGGGAGTGCGACGCTCCGTCCCGACCGTCCCGTGAAGGCCGTGCGGATCGTCTCGACCTGCGACGACAACGGCACTCCCTACGTGACCATTCAGCCCCCGCAGGTGCTGCCGAGGTTATAA
- the dinB gene encoding DNA polymerase IV, translating to MPPRKIIHIDMDAFFAAVEQRDNPALRGRPIAVGHDGPRGVVSTASYEARPYGVHSALSSTLARRLCPDLIFVPARFEVYKAVSQQIRAIFHEYTELVEPLSLDEAFLDVSHVRSATLVAREIKARILAETHLTASAGVSVNKMLAKIASDYRKPDGLFTIAPDEIEAFVAALPVERFFGIGAVTAERMHRLGIRTGADLRQWEESALVHQFGKAGHAYYGYARGIDERAVTPNRVRKSLGAETTFAEDLDDRVRLQQELDGVREEVWARIQRHEFRGKTVVLKLKYDNFRQITRSKTLLGAIESDEQLSRISEELLAGVNLHGRKVRLIGLTVGNTPEACNDCIQLRFDF from the coding sequence ATGCCGCCGCGCAAGATCATACATATCGACATGGATGCCTTTTTCGCCGCGGTGGAGCAGCGCGACAACCCGGCCCTGCGGGGACGTCCGATTGCCGTGGGGCACGACGGGCCCCGGGGCGTGGTCTCCACGGCAAGCTACGAGGCACGCCCCTACGGCGTGCATTCGGCGCTCTCCTCGACCCTGGCCCGGCGTCTGTGCCCCGATCTGATCTTCGTTCCGGCGCGCTTCGAGGTCTACAAGGCGGTCTCGCAGCAGATCCGTGCGATTTTCCACGAATATACCGAGCTGGTCGAACCCCTGTCGCTGGACGAAGCCTTCCTGGATGTGAGCCATGTCCGGTCCGCGACGCTCGTGGCGCGGGAGATCAAAGCGCGGATCCTCGCCGAAACGCACCTGACGGCTTCGGCAGGGGTCTCGGTGAACAAGATGCTGGCGAAGATCGCTTCGGACTACCGCAAACCCGACGGGCTGTTCACGATCGCCCCCGACGAGATCGAAGCCTTTGTGGCGGCGCTTCCCGTCGAACGCTTCTTCGGCATCGGAGCGGTGACGGCCGAGCGGATGCACCGCCTGGGAATCCGCACGGGTGCGGACCTGCGGCAATGGGAGGAGTCGGCGCTTGTGCACCAGTTCGGGAAGGCGGGCCACGCCTACTACGGTTATGCGCGGGGGATCGACGAACGGGCCGTGACGCCGAACCGGGTCCGGAAATCGCTGGGCGCCGAGACGACCTTCGCGGAGGACCTGGACGACCGGGTCCGCTTGCAGCAGGAGCTGGACGGCGTGCGCGAAGAGGTCTGGGCACGGATCCAGCGCCACGAATTCCGCGGCAAGACGGTGGTTCTGAAACTCAAATACGACAATTTCCGGCAGATCACGCGCTCGAAGACGCTGCTTGGGGCCATCGAGAGCGATGAGCAGCTGTCGCGCATCTCGGAGGAGCTGCTTGCCGGGGTGAACCTCCACGGGCGCAAGGTGCGGCTGATCGGCCTCACGGTGGGCAATACGCCCGAAGCCTGCAACGATTGCATCCAGCTGCGCTTCGACTTCTGA
- a CDS encoding DUF4186 domain-containing protein: protein MDALFARLARSEFRSRFRLRRAERAYVTEKGLATIRRHAADFVHTRLAAAFPLNDGRQTPMRGHPVFVAQHATGCCCRGCLGKWHGIPAGRPLTAEEEAYVVDVLMAWIERQMAR from the coding sequence CTGGATGCGTTGTTTGCGCGACTTGCCCGTTCGGAGTTCCGGAGCCGCTTCCGGCTGCGGAGGGCGGAGCGGGCGTATGTGACGGAGAAGGGCCTTGCGACGATCCGGCGCCATGCTGCGGATTTCGTGCATACGCGCCTGGCCGCGGCCTTTCCGCTGAACGACGGACGCCAGACCCCGATGCGGGGCCATCCGGTCTTCGTGGCGCAGCACGCCACGGGGTGCTGCTGCCGGGGCTGCCTGGGCAAGTGGCACGGTATTCCGGCGGGGCGCCCCCTGACAGCGGAGGAGGAGGCGTATGTCGTCGACGTCCTGATGGCGTGGATCGAACGCCAGATGGCCCGATAG